GAAGCCTTCAATAGCCGCCCATTTATCGAAGAAGGCATTGGTTTATTGAGTTTTATAGGACATGGTACAGGGTTTAATTGGGACTTTGATTTGGAAATGGATCCGACGGCTTATATTCAGAAAGAAGGCCGATATCCTTTTGTAGTGGGAAACAGTCCGTTTGTTGCAAGTATTCATTCTCCGATTGTTATTTCTCCTTCAATGGCAGAAAATTGGGTATTATCTCCAAAGAGTGGTAGTATTATTTTTTTGGCAGCAGCCGATTTGGGCTTTCCCAGTGTAATTGATGTTTATACAAAGGAATTGATGTTGCAACTTGGTTCAGAAAGTTACCATTTGAGCATTGCAGAGGGAATCAAACAAACACTTGACAATGTATATATTGCCAGTCCTGCTTCTGCTTTTTATGAAGGTGTAAAGGCCGTAAGTGGAGATTATAGTATTCAAGGTGATCCTGCTATAAAACTTGCTGCAAGTTTTGAAAATCCAGAGTACATTATCGAAAATGACTATGAATTTCGCTACATAGATGTGACTGATGGATATGAGGTAAAAACGGAAATTCGGGATGATGTGCAGTTGTATAATGAAAATGGTGAAATGATTGGTCAGATAGATGGATTTTATGGAATCAAAGGAGTAAATGAACTGCAATTGAAGATTCGAGTAGGCAATCTTGGGAAAGCGGTAGAAGGACTGTTTCAAATTGAAGTAGTGCAGCAAAACTTGGATGGTTCAAATAGGGTAATCCGCAAAATAGAAAATTTTGAAGCCCCTTTTTATGAAGCAATCTATGAAATGAACATAAACCTTGAAGGAATTGAATTGGATAATTATCAATTGATTGTGAGTGTAGATTCGGGCAATACTTTTGATGAAGATTCGAAGAGCAACAATCAGGTAGTATTAAATTTTAGAACAGATATTTCCACCGATATAGCTTCAATTTCCAACAGATTAGATATTCAAGTGTACCCAAATCCTTTTGCAGATGTGCTGCAAATTGAAGGTGAATTAATGGATAATTCTCTTATTCAGTTGTTTGATAGTCAAGGAAAAATGGTGTTTATTCAGCAAGTCGACGGCGGAGAAAGCATAGATTTACCCAAACAATTGGGCAGCGGAGTGTATGTGTTGAAGATTAGCAATGAGGAAAGAGTCTGGATGCAAAAAATGATAAAGCAGTAAGAGAGATGGAGTTTGTTTGTGCAGTTGCATGATTGTAAGCGTTATCTATAATCATGCAATAATTTCTTTACACAATCTGTAAGAATTACTCCACAGCGGTCAATACATCTCCAACCGAACCCCATGAGTTGAGCAAATGTAGGTCAAAATGTTCGGGTTCTACCCACTTGACCTTTGTAATGCCTTCTTCTTCTTGTGGGACACCTTCTTTGGGAATGGCACAATACATTTTGAACCAGTACGTAATTTTTAATATACGTCTATTTCTTTGAAAGTAAGTGTGGTAAGTCACATTTTTTCTATTGATAGGTATCAGAAGTGGCTGTTGAATTACCAGATTGTCAATGCCTGTTTCTTCCTCTACCTCTCTCAAAGCTGCATTTTCTACCGCTTCTCGTCTTTCGATTTTTCCCTTAGGGATGTCCCATTTACCATAGCGAAAAATAAGTAAGCCTCGCCCTTGTGGGTCAAATACCAAGCCGCCCGCTGCTTCAATATTTTTGTAGAAGCCAAAAAAATCGTTTTCGATTTTGGACTGATTTTCACCGATAATATGGACTTCTTTTAAGTCTTCCGTTTGTTCGATGTAGCGAATCAGATCCAATAATTCTTTTTTATCTCGATAAGTCACATGCATGATTTCTCGATTATTATTTAAAAAATCCTCTGTTTCTGAAACTCTTAGAAAAACGGGGATGTTATTGATGTAAATTTTGCTCATGGGTTGCTTGATTTTTTATTAATATTGCAGCCAAATGGCGAATATTATTTTTTATGAGTTGATGCAAAATGATTTGCATTTTTTCAATTATAAGTAATGGACAAAAATTAAATTTCAATCTAAAATTTTAAACCATCTGATTAAGGAGGGGTTTTTTATTTTAATCTTACTTCAATTTTTATTCATGCTTATTATTTCATTTTAATTTTTATTGATTAAGAAATATGGTTTATACGCTGCCCTTCATAGCTGCTCTTATTGGTTGGTTTACAAACTTTTTAGCAGTTAAGATGCTGTTTCACCCACGCGAAAAAAAGCGATTTTTGTTCATCGAATTTCAAGGCGTGTTTCCTAAAAGACAACACGAAATTGCTGAAAGATTAGGAGAAATAGTTTCTAAAGAGTTGATTTCTATTGACGACATCAAACAAAAACTTGCTGATGATAGGAATCTCGAAGAAGTAAAAGCTCTTTTGGAAACAAAGATAGATGATTTTATTCAAAAACGACTTCCTGCTACTTATCCTGCCTTGGCGATGTTTCTGAATGATAAAATTAAACAAAAAATTAAAACACAAATTATCGAAGAAGTCGAGGAT
The Chitinophagales bacterium genome window above contains:
- a CDS encoding NUDIX domain-containing protein, which codes for MSKIYINNIPVFLRVSETEDFLNNNREIMHVTYRDKKELLDLIRYIEQTEDLKEVHIIGENQSKIENDFFGFYKNIEAAGGLVFDPQGRGLLIFRYGKWDIPKGKIERREAVENAALREVEEETGIDNLVIQQPLLIPINRKNVTYHTYFQRNRRILKITYWFKMYCAIPKEGVPQEEEGITKVKWVEPEHFDLHLLNSWGSVGDVLTAVE
- a CDS encoding DUF445 family protein, with translation MVYTLPFIAALIGWFTNFLAVKMLFHPREKKRFLFIEFQGVFPKRQHEIAERLGEIVSKELISIDDIKQKLADDRNLEEVKALLETKIDDFIQKRLPATYPALAMFLNDKIKQKIKTQIIEEVEDVLPDAIENYIDKAGSRIDIQALVYEKVVKFSSDKLESIVFAILSKEFQFIELVGAVLGFLIGCVQLLIMYAAG